A genomic region of Caulobacter sp. NIBR2454 contains the following coding sequences:
- a CDS encoding COQ9 family protein, giving the protein MTDRDANSTDWAAQAEQRLLDAALARAPRLGWSGPLVAVAARDIGMSPAEAELLLPHGARDLAALLSRRHDSQALASLPDGATLKIRERIRSGVIARLDAAAADREAVRRWAGFLAFPTNFPLALKLVWESADAIWRWAGDTATDENHYSKRAIVSGILISTLALDLTNGREQALASLDARIDNVMAFEKWKATTKLKPSQLAAEVAAALGRLRYGRA; this is encoded by the coding sequence ATGACCGATCGTGACGCCAACTCCACAGATTGGGCCGCGCAGGCCGAACAACGCCTTCTGGACGCCGCCCTGGCCCGCGCGCCGCGCCTTGGCTGGAGCGGCCCGCTGGTCGCCGTCGCGGCCCGCGACATCGGCATGTCGCCCGCCGAGGCCGAGCTTCTGCTGCCGCACGGCGCCCGCGATCTCGCCGCCCTGTTGTCGCGCCGACATGATTCCCAGGCCCTGGCCTCGCTGCCCGACGGGGCGACCCTGAAGATTCGCGAACGCATCCGCAGCGGCGTCATCGCCCGCCTGGATGCGGCGGCGGCCGACCGCGAAGCCGTGCGCCGCTGGGCCGGTTTCCTGGCCTTTCCGACCAACTTTCCCCTGGCCCTGAAACTGGTCTGGGAAAGCGCCGACGCCATCTGGCGCTGGGCCGGCGACACCGCCACCGATGAGAACCACTATTCCAAGCGGGCCATCGTCTCGGGAATCCTGATCTCGACCTTGGCGCTGGACCTGACCAACGGCCGCGAACAGGCCCTGGCCAGCCTCGACGCCCGCATCGACAACGTCATGGCCTTCGAGAAGTGGAAAGCGACCACCAAGCTGAAGCCGTCACAGCTCGCCGCCGAGGTGGCTGCTGCGCTGGGGCGGTTGAGGTACGGCCGGGCTTGA
- a CDS encoding YdcH family protein, with protein sequence MNDDEPLLDHVVMEKLAELRQEHADLDASVEAIEAQPLPNQLLVARLKKRKLALRDQITHLEGLLTPDIIA encoded by the coding sequence ATGAACGACGACGAACCGCTTCTCGACCACGTGGTGATGGAAAAGCTGGCTGAGCTGCGCCAGGAGCACGCCGACCTGGACGCGTCGGTGGAGGCCATCGAGGCCCAGCCCCTGCCCAACCAGCTGCTGGTGGCGCGCCTAAAGAAGCGCAAGCTGGCCCTGCGCGACCAGATCACCCATCTGGAAGGTCTGCTGACCCCCGACATCATCGCTTAA
- a CDS encoding UbiX family flavin prenyltransferase, which produces MTEAGRSRLVVGISGASGVVYGLRTLDACREMGVESHLILSKSAVLTLSQETGLSPAEVNAKAEVVHRAGDVGASIASGSFPTLGMIIVPCSVRTMSEIATGVTSSLLTRAADVTLKERRNLVLMVRETPLHLGHLRTLTKLAEMGAIIAPPLPAFYTKPQSIDEIVDQSVGRALDLFGLSWRPVKRWGEDLAPVIGGEA; this is translated from the coding sequence ATGACCGAAGCTGGACGTTCGCGATTGGTGGTCGGCATCTCCGGCGCTTCGGGGGTGGTGTATGGCCTGCGGACCCTGGACGCCTGCCGCGAGATGGGCGTCGAAAGCCATCTGATCCTGTCCAAGTCCGCGGTCCTGACACTGAGCCAGGAAACCGGCCTGTCGCCGGCGGAGGTCAACGCCAAGGCCGAGGTCGTCCATCGGGCGGGTGATGTAGGGGCGTCAATCGCCTCTGGCTCTTTCCCCACGCTTGGCATGATCATCGTGCCCTGCTCGGTGCGGACCATGAGCGAGATCGCGACGGGCGTGACCTCGTCCCTGCTGACCCGCGCCGCGGACGTGACCCTGAAGGAACGGCGCAATCTGGTGCTGATGGTGCGCGAGACGCCGCTGCATCTGGGCCACCTGCGCACCCTGACCAAGCTGGCCGAGATGGGGGCGATCATCGCCCCGCCGCTGCCGGCCTTCTATACCAAGCCCCAGAGCATCGACGAGATCGTGGATCAGTCGGTAGGCCGGGCGTTGGACCTGTTTGGCCTGTCGTGGCGGCCGGTCAAACGCTGGGGCGAGGATCTGGCCCCGGTGATCGGAGGCGAGGCGTGA
- a CDS encoding TIGR02444 family protein, whose amino-acid sequence MSLWAWAVKAYGREGVGDLCVDLQDAHGQSVPYLLFAAWAALEGRRVEAVRAVALARAWEAEVVSPLRAVRRRLKQELPGTADAARWALREQVKGVELGAERLLLEGLETLAGEPGAARPLGQALSAASLAFGGAPEAKISRLATLLS is encoded by the coding sequence GTGAGCCTTTGGGCCTGGGCGGTGAAGGCCTATGGCCGCGAAGGTGTCGGCGACCTCTGCGTCGATCTGCAGGACGCCCACGGTCAGAGCGTGCCCTATCTGCTGTTCGCCGCCTGGGCTGCGCTGGAGGGCCGCCGGGTGGAGGCGGTCCGCGCCGTGGCCCTGGCCCGGGCTTGGGAGGCCGAGGTGGTCTCGCCCCTGCGCGCGGTGCGGCGGCGGTTGAAGCAGGAGCTGCCCGGAACGGCCGACGCGGCGCGTTGGGCGCTGCGCGAGCAGGTTAAGGGTGTTGAATTAGGGGCCGAACGGCTGCTGCTGGAAGGCCTGGAGACGTTGGCGGGCGAGCCGGGTGCGGCCCGTCCGCTGGGTCAGGCCCTGAGCGCGGCGTCCCTGGCTTTCGGCGGCGCGCCCGAGGCGAAGATTTCGCGCCTCGCCACTCTGCTGTCTTGA
- a CDS encoding Re/Si-specific NAD(P)(+) transhydrogenase subunit alpha: MAVIAVTKERRSGETRVAATPESIKKLIAAGFAVTVEEGAGLAAAYPDADYAAAGAKLAKTAKAAVADADILFKVRGPEADEIAGLKAGALVVALLNPHQDKATLDALTKKGCTALAMEFIPRITRAQVMDALSSQANLAGYRAVIEGAHVYGKALPMMMTAAGTVAAAKVFIMGVGVAGLQAIATARRLGAVVTATDVRPATKEQVESLGAKFLAVEDEEFKNAQTAGGYAKEMSKEYQAKQAELVSGHIAKQDIVITTALIPGRPAPRLVTAAQVASMRPGSVLIDLAIEQGGNVEGAKLDQIVETANGVKIVGIANLAGRIATDASALYARNLVSLSALLLSKEGAYAPDFEDEILKAAVVCQGGAIVHPALKA, translated from the coding sequence ATGGCCGTCATCGCGGTCACCAAGGAACGTCGTTCGGGCGAGACTCGCGTCGCCGCGACTCCTGAAAGCATCAAGAAGCTCATCGCCGCCGGTTTCGCGGTGACCGTCGAGGAAGGCGCTGGCCTGGCCGCCGCCTATCCCGACGCCGACTACGCCGCCGCGGGCGCCAAGCTGGCCAAGACCGCTAAGGCCGCCGTCGCCGACGCCGATATCCTGTTCAAGGTTCGCGGCCCCGAGGCCGACGAGATCGCGGGCCTTAAGGCCGGCGCCCTCGTGGTCGCCCTGCTGAATCCGCACCAGGACAAGGCGACCCTCGACGCCCTGACCAAGAAGGGCTGCACCGCCCTGGCCATGGAGTTCATCCCGCGCATTACGCGGGCCCAGGTGATGGACGCTCTGTCGTCCCAGGCCAACCTGGCCGGCTACCGCGCTGTGATCGAAGGGGCCCACGTCTATGGCAAGGCCCTGCCGATGATGATGACCGCCGCCGGCACCGTCGCCGCGGCCAAGGTGTTCATCATGGGGGTCGGCGTCGCCGGCCTGCAGGCCATCGCCACGGCCCGCCGTCTCGGCGCGGTGGTCACCGCCACCGATGTGCGCCCCGCCACCAAGGAGCAGGTGGAGTCGCTCGGCGCCAAGTTCCTGGCCGTCGAGGACGAGGAGTTCAAGAACGCCCAGACCGCCGGCGGCTACGCCAAGGAGATGTCCAAGGAGTATCAGGCCAAGCAGGCCGAGCTCGTCAGCGGTCACATCGCCAAGCAAGACATCGTCATCACCACGGCCCTGATCCCGGGGCGGCCCGCGCCGCGCCTTGTCACCGCCGCCCAGGTCGCCTCCATGCGCCCCGGCTCGGTGCTGATCGACCTAGCCATTGAGCAGGGCGGCAATGTCGAGGGCGCCAAGCTCGACCAGATCGTCGAGACCGCCAATGGGGTGAAGATCGTCGGCATCGCCAACCTGGCGGGCCGTATCGCCACCGACGCCTCGGCGCTTTATGCGCGCAACCTGGTCTCCCTGTCGGCCCTGCTGCTGAGCAAGGAGGGCGCCTACGCTCCCGACTTCGAGGACGAGATTCTCAAGGCGGCCGTGGTCTGCCAAGGCGGCGCGATCGTCCATCCGGCCCTCAAGGCCTAA
- a CDS encoding NAD(P) transhydrogenase subunit alpha has protein sequence MEAVDPTIFRLAIFVLAIFVGYYVVWSVTPALHTPLMAVTNAISSVIIVGALLAAAAHGVEAQGAQAAGSVWISKGAGAVAAAFAAVNIFGGFLVTQRMLAMYKKKQK, from the coding sequence ATGGAAGCCGTCGACCCCACCATCTTCCGCCTGGCGATCTTCGTGCTCGCCATCTTCGTTGGCTACTACGTGGTGTGGAGCGTCACGCCCGCCCTGCACACGCCCCTGATGGCGGTGACCAACGCCATCTCGTCCGTGATCATCGTCGGCGCCCTGCTGGCCGCCGCCGCCCATGGCGTGGAGGCGCAGGGCGCCCAGGCCGCCGGTTCGGTCTGGATATCCAAGGGCGCCGGCGCCGTCGCCGCCGCCTTCGCCGCCGTGAACATCTTCGGCGGCTTCCTGGTCACGCAGCGAATGCTGGCCATGTACAAGAAGAAGCAGAAGTAG
- a CDS encoding alpha/beta fold hydrolase has translation MADDAPLPPELATPLASFKGEKPPAPAWFDEAVAREPERSTVEVDGVDIELLTWGEVGKPGLMFLHGNGAHADWWSFIAPFFADEWRVAAISWSGMGGSGWREKYDGDQFVREAFAAAEAAGLYADGGKPVFVGHSFGSYPTMLAAAKGGDRLRAAVSVDSPIRPPSREWKGPPSRSGPNRVYETLNDALARFRLAPPQPCENLYIVDFIARRSVAKVEGGLRWKFDPDLWKHFSFNERPGRPKCPSAFMWGQNSALIDPEVLEYMHSLVAPGTPMIELPQAHHHVMLDQPLAFVGALRGLLAGWPRKAAQT, from the coding sequence ATGGCTGATGACGCCCCCCTGCCGCCGGAACTGGCGACGCCCCTGGCGTCCTTCAAGGGCGAAAAGCCGCCGGCTCCCGCCTGGTTCGACGAGGCCGTGGCCCGCGAGCCCGAACGCTCCACTGTCGAGGTCGATGGCGTCGATATCGAGCTGCTGACCTGGGGCGAGGTTGGCAAGCCCGGCCTGATGTTCCTGCACGGCAACGGGGCCCACGCCGACTGGTGGAGCTTCATCGCCCCGTTCTTCGCCGACGAGTGGCGGGTGGCCGCCATCTCCTGGTCCGGCATGGGCGGCTCGGGCTGGCGGGAGAAATATGACGGCGACCAGTTCGTGCGCGAGGCCTTCGCCGCCGCAGAGGCCGCCGGGCTCTATGCCGATGGCGGCAAGCCGGTCTTTGTCGGCCACTCCTTCGGCTCCTATCCGACCATGCTGGCGGCGGCCAAGGGCGGCGACCGCCTGCGCGCCGCGGTCAGCGTCGATTCGCCGATCCGCCCGCCCAGCCGCGAATGGAAAGGCCCGCCGTCCCGCAGCGGACCCAACCGCGTCTATGAAACCTTGAACGACGCCTTGGCTCGTTTCCGCCTGGCCCCGCCGCAGCCCTGCGAGAACCTCTACATCGTCGATTTCATCGCCCGCCGCTCGGTGGCCAAGGTCGAGGGCGGCCTGCGCTGGAAGTTCGATCCGGACCTTTGGAAGCACTTCAGCTTCAACGAGCGCCCCGGCCGGCCCAAATGCCCGAGCGCCTTCATGTGGGGCCAGAACTCCGCCCTGATCGATCCGGAGGTGCTGGAGTACATGCACAGCCTGGTCGCGCCCGGCACCCCGATGATCGAGCTTCCGCAGGCCCATCACCACGTCATGCTCGACCAGCCGCTGGCCTTCGTCGGCGCCCTGCGCGGCCTGCTCGCTGGCTGGCCGCGAAAGGCCGCGCAGACCTGA
- the purE gene encoding 5-(carboxyamino)imidazole ribonucleotide mutase, translating into MSAATPPVAIIMGSRSDWPTMKWAADNLDALGVAYEAKVVSAHRTPDRLFAFAKGAKAAGFKVIIAGAGGAAHLPGMAASMTDLPVLGVPVESKLQNGLDSLLSIVQMPGGVPVGTLAVGVAGAKNAGILAAQILALSDEALAGRLSAFRAAQTDSVAETVED; encoded by the coding sequence ATGAGCGCCGCTACGCCGCCCGTCGCCATCATCATGGGCAGCCGCTCGGACTGGCCCACCATGAAGTGGGCCGCCGACAACCTGGATGCGCTGGGCGTGGCCTATGAGGCCAAGGTGGTCTCCGCTCACCGCACGCCGGACCGCCTGTTCGCCTTCGCCAAGGGGGCCAAGGCCGCGGGCTTCAAGGTGATCATCGCCGGGGCCGGCGGCGCGGCGCACCTGCCGGGTATGGCCGCTTCGATGACCGACCTGCCGGTTCTGGGCGTGCCGGTGGAGTCCAAGCTGCAGAACGGTCTCGATTCCCTGCTGTCCATTGTCCAGATGCCGGGCGGCGTGCCGGTGGGCACCCTGGCCGTGGGCGTGGCGGGCGCCAAAAACGCCGGCATCCTGGCGGCGCAGATCCTGGCCCTGTCGGACGAGGCGCTGGCGGGCCGCCTTTCGGCCTTCCGCGCGGCGCAGACCGACAGCGTGGCCGAGACGGTCGAGGACTGA
- a CDS encoding M23 family metallopeptidase, giving the protein MSTDVIDGRVPYMGLAAILGSCALWGVFAMTAIGAARPDADLSFISSPKPAPVTVAPAPVVAPPPPAFSFVTPLPGQQVNSSFGMRQLPWEEAGRLHKGVDIAAPEGAPVLATLPGTVIRSGEDAAYGRFVEVAHDHGLSSLYAHLGRKAKGMRKGSAIDAGQVIGHVGSSGRSTGSHLHFEIRHDGDPVNPTYFMGRQFAQADDLPLTAAARVSRKVRMATVSNWPKGVRKKAAQQGERPRAVIRLTE; this is encoded by the coding sequence TTGTCCACCGACGTCATTGACGGACGGGTCCCGTACATGGGCCTCGCCGCCATCCTTGGCTCTTGCGCCCTATGGGGCGTATTCGCCATGACCGCCATCGGCGCCGCGCGTCCCGATGCGGACCTGTCCTTCATCTCCAGTCCCAAGCCGGCGCCTGTGACCGTTGCGCCCGCGCCGGTCGTCGCCCCGCCGCCGCCGGCCTTCAGCTTCGTCACGCCCCTGCCGGGTCAGCAGGTCAATTCGTCCTTCGGCATGCGCCAATTGCCCTGGGAGGAAGCCGGCCGCCTGCACAAGGGCGTCGATATCGCCGCGCCCGAAGGCGCGCCCGTCCTAGCCACTCTGCCGGGAACGGTCATCCGCTCGGGCGAGGACGCCGCATATGGCCGCTTCGTCGAGGTGGCGCACGACCACGGCCTGTCGTCGCTCTATGCGCACCTGGGCCGCAAGGCCAAGGGCATGCGCAAGGGCTCGGCCATCGACGCTGGTCAGGTCATCGGCCATGTGGGCTCTTCCGGCCGCTCCACCGGCTCGCACCTGCATTTCGAGATCCGCCACGACGGCGATCCGGTGAACCCGACCTACTTCATGGGCCGCCAGTTCGCGCAGGCCGACGACCTGCCCCTGACCGCCGCCGCCCGCGTCTCGCGCAAGGTGCGCATGGCCACCGTCTCCAACTGGCCCAAGGGGGTGCGCAAGAAAGCGGCGCAGCAGGGCGAACGGCCCCGCGCGGTGATCCGTCTGACGGAATGA
- a CDS encoding 5-(carboxyamino)imidazole ribonucleotide synthase, with protein sequence MTTFPLPPGSTIGVLGGGQLGRMLALAAARLGFDVAILTPDEDSPASRVAAKTIVAQYDDPAALKALAAVAQVVTTEFENVPADVLRMLAEAGLPVAPSAAALAAAQDRVTEKSFLNGVGVGTVPFRAADDAGAIKTAAAELGAPVLLKTRRDGYDGKGQAWVEHATEASAAEAFTAIGAKPAIVEGRADFVRELSVIAARGRDGEIAVYPLAENHHENGVLRRTSAPAKTTAKLREQAERIAAQILNGLGYVGVMGVELFELKDGRLLVNEIAPRVHNTGHWTQDGCEVDQFEQHIRAVAGWPLGPTHALAHVEMINLLGDEVETWAKLAAEPETRVHLYGKRQVKAGRKMGHVNRLRAL encoded by the coding sequence GTGACGACTTTCCCCCTTCCCCCCGGTTCGACCATCGGCGTCCTGGGCGGCGGGCAGCTGGGCCGCATGCTGGCCCTGGCGGCCGCACGGCTGGGCTTCGACGTCGCCATCCTGACCCCGGACGAGGATTCGCCAGCCTCGCGCGTCGCCGCCAAAACTATCGTCGCCCAGTATGACGACCCAGCCGCCCTAAAGGCCTTGGCCGCCGTCGCCCAAGTGGTGACCACCGAATTCGAGAACGTTCCCGCCGACGTGCTGCGCATGCTGGCCGAGGCCGGCCTGCCGGTGGCGCCGTCCGCCGCCGCCCTGGCCGCGGCCCAGGACCGGGTGACGGAGAAGAGCTTCCTGAACGGGGTGGGGGTCGGCACCGTCCCGTTCCGCGCCGCCGATGACGCGGGCGCGATCAAGACCGCCGCCGCCGAACTGGGCGCGCCGGTGCTGCTGAAGACCCGCCGCGACGGCTATGACGGCAAGGGCCAGGCCTGGGTCGAGCACGCCACCGAGGCCAGCGCCGCCGAGGCCTTCACGGCGATTGGCGCCAAGCCCGCCATCGTCGAGGGCCGCGCCGATTTCGTGCGCGAGCTGTCGGTTATCGCCGCCCGCGGCCGCGACGGCGAGATCGCCGTCTATCCCCTGGCCGAAAACCACCACGAGAACGGCGTCCTGCGCCGCACCTCGGCCCCGGCCAAGACCACGGCCAAGCTGCGCGAGCAGGCCGAGCGCATCGCCGCCCAGATCCTGAACGGTCTGGGCTATGTGGGCGTCATGGGCGTGGAGCTTTTCGAGCTGAAAGACGGCCGGCTGCTGGTCAACGAGATCGCGCCCCGCGTCCACAACACCGGCCACTGGACCCAGGACGGCTGCGAGGTCGATCAGTTCGAGCAGCACATCCGCGCCGTGGCCGGCTGGCCGCTAGGCCCGACCCATGCCCTGGCGCATGTGGAGATGATCAACCTGCTGGGCGACGAGGTCGAGACCTGGGCCAAGCTGGCCGCCGAGCCGGAGACCCGCGTGCATCTCTACGGCAAGCGCCAGGTGAAGGCCGGGCGCAAGATGGGGCATGTGAACAGGCTTAGGGCGCTCTGA
- a CDS encoding aa3-type cytochrome c oxidase subunit IV: protein MADYHRGEMDIQEQASTFHAFNLMAKWGSLALSAVLTSLVLWFCTSAGFLGGLIAGVIVAVAGVFLLKEKPQAH from the coding sequence ATGGCCGACTATCACCGCGGTGAGATGGATATCCAGGAACAGGCATCGACCTTCCATGCCTTCAACCTGATGGCCAAGTGGGGCTCGCTGGCCCTGTCGGCCGTCCTCACCAGCCTGGTCCTGTGGTTCTGCACCAGCGCCGGCTTCCTCGGCGGTCTGATCGCCGGCGTGATCGTGGCGGTGGCGGGCGTCTTCCTCCTGAAGGAAAAGCCTCAGGCGCACTAA
- a CDS encoding NAD(P)(+) transhydrogenase (Re/Si-specific) subunit beta: MNANLAAILYLVSGVLFILALRGLSSPETSRKGNTYGMVGMAIAVFTTLATLWSQGALDAITVGLIIAGVAVGGGVGAVIARKVPMTSMPQLVAAFHSLVGMAACLVAVAAIYTPAAYGIVGADGHIHVNSLIELSLGLAIGAITFTGSVIAFAKLNGNMGGAPILLPARHLLNIAIAAGIVALIVVLVVTGGEAKWAFWGIFALSLLIGVTLIIPIGGADMPVVVSMLNSYSGWAAAALGFTLENTTLIITGALVGSSGAILSYIMCKGMNRSFVSVILGGFGADAAAAGPGGAVETRPVKQGSADDAAFIMKNASKVIIVPGYGMAVSQAQHALREMADKLKEEGVEVKYAIHPVAGRMPGHMNVLLAEANVPYDEVFELEDINSEFSTADVAFVIGANDVTNPAAKTDPTSAIFGMPILDVEKARTVLFVKRGMASGYAGVENELFFRDNTMMLFADAKKMVEGIVKGL, translated from the coding sequence ATGAACGCCAATCTCGCCGCCATCCTCTACCTCGTCTCCGGGGTGCTGTTCATCCTGGCCCTGCGCGGGCTTTCCAGCCCCGAGACCAGCCGCAAGGGCAACACCTACGGCATGGTGGGCATGGCCATCGCCGTGTTCACCACCCTGGCCACCCTCTGGAGCCAGGGCGCGCTGGACGCCATCACCGTCGGCCTGATCATCGCGGGCGTCGCTGTCGGCGGCGGCGTCGGCGCGGTCATCGCCCGCAAGGTGCCGATGACCTCCATGCCGCAGCTGGTCGCCGCCTTCCACAGCCTGGTCGGCATGGCCGCCTGCCTGGTGGCCGTGGCCGCCATCTATACCCCTGCCGCCTACGGCATCGTCGGCGCGGACGGGCATATCCACGTCAACAGCCTGATCGAGCTGTCCCTGGGCCTAGCCATCGGCGCCATCACCTTCACCGGCTCGGTCATCGCCTTCGCCAAGCTGAACGGCAACATGGGCGGCGCGCCGATCCTGCTGCCGGCCCGTCACCTGCTGAACATCGCCATCGCCGCCGGCATCGTCGCCCTGATCGTGGTGCTGGTCGTCACGGGCGGCGAGGCCAAGTGGGCCTTCTGGGGCATCTTCGCCCTCAGCCTGCTGATCGGCGTCACCCTGATCATCCCCATCGGCGGGGCCGACATGCCCGTCGTGGTGTCGATGCTGAACAGCTATTCCGGCTGGGCGGCGGCGGCGCTGGGCTTCACGCTGGAAAACACCACCCTGATCATCACCGGGGCTCTGGTCGGCTCGTCCGGCGCGATCCTGTCCTACATCATGTGCAAGGGCATGAACCGCAGCTTCGTCTCGGTGATCCTGGGCGGCTTCGGCGCCGACGCCGCGGCCGCGGGTCCTGGCGGCGCGGTCGAGACGCGGCCCGTGAAACAGGGCTCGGCCGACGACGCGGCCTTCATCATGAAGAACGCCTCCAAGGTCATCATCGTCCCCGGCTACGGCATGGCCGTGTCCCAGGCTCAGCATGCCCTGCGCGAAATGGCCGACAAGCTGAAGGAGGAGGGGGTCGAGGTGAAGTACGCCATCCACCCCGTCGCCGGCCGCATGCCCGGCCACATGAACGTCCTGCTGGCCGAGGCCAACGTGCCCTATGACGAGGTGTTCGAGCTGGAGGACATCAATTCGGAGTTCTCCACCGCCGACGTGGCCTTCGTCATCGGGGCCAACGACGTGACCAACCCGGCCGCCAAGACCGACCCCACCAGCGCCATCTTCGGCATGCCGATCCTGGACGTCGAGAAGGCCCGCACGGTCCTGTTCGTCAAACGCGGCATGGCGTCCGGCTATGCCGGGGTCGAGAACGAGCTCTTCTTCCGCGACAACACCATGATGCTGTTCGCCGACGCCAAGAAGATGGTCGAAGGCATCGTGAAGGGGCTCTAG
- a CDS encoding fosfomycin resistance glutathione transferase → MKVRGLNHVTFAVADLERSTTFYRDLLGFQLRARWADGAYLEAGKLWLCLSLDPDARGEPHPDYTHLALDVAEADFGALSDRVRAAAPVWKDNRSEGASLYVLDPDGHKLELHVGSLASRLQHYRTHPAPGLEIFDD, encoded by the coding sequence TTGAAGGTCCGGGGGCTCAATCATGTGACCTTTGCCGTCGCTGACCTGGAGCGGTCGACGACCTTTTATCGTGACCTTCTCGGCTTTCAGTTACGCGCCCGCTGGGCTGATGGAGCTTATCTGGAAGCGGGGAAGCTCTGGCTCTGCCTGTCGCTCGATCCCGATGCGCGTGGTGAGCCACACCCCGACTATACCCATCTGGCTCTCGATGTAGCGGAAGCCGATTTCGGTGCGCTCAGTGATCGGGTCCGCGCCGCCGCGCCGGTCTGGAAGGATAACCGGAGCGAGGGGGCATCGCTCTACGTCCTCGATCCGGACGGACACAAGCTTGAGCTTCATGTCGGCTCGCTCGCCAGCCGTCTCCAGCACTACCGAACCCACCCCGCGCCGGGTCTGGAGATATTTGACGACTAG
- the rpsU gene encoding 30S ribosomal protein S21 — MVQIFVRDNNVDQALKALKKKMQREGSFREMKRHVHYEKPSEKRARQKAEAVRRARKLARKRAQREGLLPAPKKPAAR, encoded by the coding sequence CTGGTTCAGATTTTTGTCCGCGACAACAACGTCGATCAGGCCCTCAAGGCCCTGAAGAAGAAGATGCAGCGCGAAGGCTCGTTCCGCGAGATGAAGCGCCACGTGCATTACGAAAAGCCGTCGGAAAAGCGCGCTCGCCAGAAGGCTGAAGCCGTCCGTCGCGCCCGTAAGCTGGCCCGCAAGCGCGCCCAGCGTGAAGGCCTGCTGCCCGCGCCGAAGAAGCCCGCCGCTCGTTAA
- a CDS encoding alpha/beta fold hydrolase, whose translation MLSFTVRAAACLSLAFVAWIALGGAMSIAAPQPRGKFYDVGGRNMRLVCEGPATGSPTVLLEAGAFGFAADWGAVQEALTAQGIRSCAYDRAGMGYSDPGPLPRDGNAIEGDLEKLLAAAGEKGPFVLVGHSMAGMRMPLFAASHADAVVGVVLVDAASPSPDMMKRAETFVRTFVAASRWAARGAALGLYKPLKGTRLGDKIGLPPQASAEKRWAFADKSHNRTAAREVEAWRPAAEQALAAPPYPKSWPVAAVTAGALTPGARAEWKKAQSAPAEASEHGYVRHVEGASHNSLLGRKYAHEIVKAVQFVIANG comes from the coding sequence ATGCTCAGCTTCACCGTTCGCGCCGCCGCCTGTCTATCGCTCGCCTTCGTCGCCTGGATCGCCCTTGGCGGCGCCATGTCGATCGCCGCCCCCCAGCCGAGGGGCAAGTTCTATGACGTGGGCGGGCGCAACATGCGCCTGGTCTGCGAAGGGCCGGCCACCGGCTCCCCCACTGTCCTGCTCGAGGCCGGCGCCTTCGGCTTCGCCGCCGACTGGGGCGCGGTGCAGGAAGCCCTGACCGCTCAGGGCATCCGCTCCTGCGCCTATGACCGCGCCGGCATGGGCTATTCCGACCCCGGCCCGCTGCCCCGCGACGGGAACGCCATCGAAGGCGATCTGGAAAAGCTGCTGGCCGCCGCCGGCGAGAAGGGACCCTTCGTCCTGGTCGGCCATTCCATGGCCGGCATGCGCATGCCGCTGTTCGCCGCCTCCCACGCCGACGCGGTGGTCGGAGTCGTGCTGGTGGACGCCGCCTCGCCCAGCCCTGACATGATGAAGCGGGCCGAAACCTTCGTCAGAACCTTCGTGGCCGCCTCCCGCTGGGCGGCCCGTGGCGCGGCGCTGGGTCTCTACAAGCCGCTGAAGGGCACGCGCCTGGGCGACAAGATCGGCCTGCCGCCCCAGGCTTCGGCCGAAAAGCGCTGGGCCTTCGCCGACAAGAGCCACAACCGCACCGCCGCCCGCGAGGTCGAGGCCTGGCGCCCCGCCGCCGAACAGGCCCTGGCCGCGCCGCCCTATCCCAAGTCGTGGCCCGTCGCCGCGGTGACCGCCGGCGCCCTGACGCCGGGCGCGCGCGCCGAATGGAAGAAGGCTCAATCCGCCCCCGCCGAAGCTTCTGAGCACGGCTATGTCCGCCACGTGGAAGGCGCTAGCCACAATTCCCTGCTCGGCCGCAAATACGCCCACGAGATCGTCAAGGCGGTGCAGTTCGTGATCGCGAACGGCTAG
- a CDS encoding YdcH family protein → MAIESRIRELGVRHQTLDRTIQDEMSRPIFDEVRLRALKRQKLRLKEEIETLKSRAH, encoded by the coding sequence ATGGCCATCGAATCCCGTATCCGCGAACTGGGCGTCCGTCATCAGACGCTCGACCGGACGATCCAGGACGAGATGAGCCGCCCGATATTCGACGAGGTCCGCCTCAGGGCCCTAAAGCGGCAGAAACTCCGACTTAAGGAAGAGATAGAGACTCTTAAGTCTCGAGCCCACTGA